The Enterobacteriaceae endosymbiont of Macroplea mutica region GAATACAATATGATACGTTATTTTAGACGTCGTAAATTTTGTCGTTTTACGGCAGAGAAAATCAAAGAAATTGATTATAAAGATATACATATTTTAAAAAATTTTATTACTGAAAGCGGGAAAATAGTGCCCAGTAGAATTACGGGAACAAAAGCTAAATATCAAAGACAATTATCTAAAGCTATTAAAATTGCAAGATATTTATCTTTAATAACTTATACTGATCAACATCAATAATGAGTAATATATTATTATGCAAATTATTCTATTAGATAATTTTATAGGATTAGGTAAAAAATCTGAAATTATTAGTGTTAAGCCAGGATATGCACGAAATTATTTAATTCCTAAAAATATAGGTATATTGGCCACACAAAAAAATATACATCATTTAAAAAATAAAATACAAGATTTTCAATTTAAACAATTGCAAAGTTTTAAAAATGCAGAAATACAAGCAAAAAAAATGACGGATATAAAACATATTACTATTCAGTCTAGAGCAAGCAAAAC contains the following coding sequences:
- the rpsR gene encoding 30S ribosomal protein S18: MIRYFRRRKFCRFTAEKIKEIDYKDIHILKNFITESGKIVPSRITGTKAKYQRQLSKAIKIARYLSLITYTDQHQ
- the rplI gene encoding 50S ribosomal protein L9 gives rise to the protein MQIILLDNFIGLGKKSEIISVKPGYARNYLIPKNIGILATQKNIHHLKNKIQDFQFKQLQSFKNAEIQAKKMTDIKHITIQSRASKTGKLFGSINKKHIVLALKNMNFNIEKNIVILPKGSIKYLGKHIVYFRFHKKIIAKKNINVISYNK